Proteins encoded in a region of the Phocoena phocoena chromosome X, mPhoPho1.1, whole genome shotgun sequence genome:
- the TSC22D3 gene encoding TSC22 domain family protein 3 isoform X4: protein MDLVKNHLMYAVREEVEILKEQIRELVEKNSQLERENTLLKTLASPEQLEKFQSRLSPEEPAPKTPEAPEAPGGSAV, encoded by the coding sequence GATCTGGTGAAGAATCATCTGATGTATGCTGTGAGAGAGGAGGTGGAGATCCTGAAGGAGCAGATCCGGGAGCTGGTGGAGAAGAACTCCCAGCTGGAGCGTGAAAACACTCTCTTGAAGACCTTGGCGAGCCCAGAGCAGCTGGAGAAGTTCCAGTCCCGTCTGAGCCCCGAGGAGCCAGCTCCCAAAACCCCAGAAGCACCCGAGGCCCCCGGTGGTTCTGCGGTGT